In the Streptomyces sp. NBC_00193 genome, GAGACCGCCCCCCCACAACGCGAAGGGCGCCGCACCCCCGAGGGGATGCGGCGCCCTTCGTCACGGCGGCCCTGTGCGGGGGCAGCCGGCGCGGTCGTTCGCTCAGGCGGTGGAGGCGATGTCCGCGTATCCGGCGATGTCCTGCGGGTTGCGCACGCCCGGCCCGGTGTAGCGGGCCGAGGGGCGGACCAGGCGGCCCGTGCGCTTCTGCTCCAGGATGTGCGCGGACCAGCCGGCGGTACGGGCACACGTGAACATCGAGGTGAACATGTGCGCCGGAACCTCCGCGAAGTCCAGCATGATCGCGGCCCAGAACTCCACGTTCGTCGCGAGCACCCGGTCGGGGCGGCGCGCGTGCAGCTCCTCCAGGGCGGCCTTCTCCAGCGCGGCGGCCACCTCGTAGCGCGGGGCGTCCAGCTCCTTGGCCGTACGCCGCAGCACGCGGGCGCGCGGGTCCTCGGCGCGGTAGACGCGGTGCCCGAAGCCCATCAGCCGCTCGCCCTTGTCCAGGGCCTTCTTCACGTACGCCACGGCGTCGCCGGTGCGCTCGATCTCCTCGATCATGCCGAGGACGCGCGAGGGTGCCCCGCCGTGCAGCGGCCCGGACATGGCGCCGACCGCGCCCGAGAGGGCGGCCGCGACGTCCGCGCCGGTGGAGGCGATGACGCGCGCGGTGAAGGTCGAAGCGTTCATGCCGTGCTCGGCGGCCGAGGTCCAGTAGGCGTCGACGGCCTTGACGTGCTTCGGGTCGGGCTCGCCCCGCCAGCGGATCATGAACCGCTCGACCACGGACTCGGCCTTGTCGATCTCGCTCTGCGGGACCATCGGCCGGCCCTGGCCGCGCGCGGACTGGGCCACGTACGACAGCGCCATCACGGCCGCCCGCGCCAGGTCGTCACGAGCGGTCTGCTCGTCGATGTCGAGCAGGGGTTTCAGACCCCAGACGGGGGCGAGCATGGCGAGCGCGGACTGCACGTCGACCCGGATGTCACCGGAGTGCACCGGGATCGGGAAGGGCTCGGCGGCCGGCAGACCGGGGTTGAAGGCACCGTCGACCAGCAGGCCCCAGACGTTCCCGAAGGAGACGTGGCCCACGAGGTCTTCGATGTCGACGCCCCGGTACCGCAGCGACCCACCCTCCTTGTCGGGTTCGGCGATCTCCGTCTCGAACGCGACGACTCCCTCGAGACCGGGTACGAAGTCGGACATCAGGCGGCTCCTCAAATAGTGCGAACACGCGCGGCTCCCGGCGTGATTCGCGGTCCGGCGCGGTCATCCCCGTTGATGCCCGGCACGGCCGATGGTCATCCGTTCGGGACCGTCGGACCGGCCCCAAGATTTTGTCCGTTCCGCTTGGCGCGGGGAAGCGTGACATACGGCACAGTCGCGGACGCCACGCTGCGGCAGGATGGCGGTGTGACCGATCAGCACCTTGACCCTGCCGACATGCGCAAGCAGTACCGCTCCCAGCTCGTCGTCGAGGAGAGCCTCGCCGATGAGCCGATGGGCCAGTTCGCGCGCTGGTTCCGGGACGCGGCGGATGCGAACGTCTTCGAACCCAACGCGATGGTCGTCGCGACCGCGACCCCCGAGGGCCGCCCCAGCTCGCGCACGGTCCTGTTGAAGCAGTTCGACGACCGCGGCTTCGTCTTCTTCACGAACTACGACTCCCGCAAGGGCCGCGAACTGGCCGCCAACCCCTTCGTCTCCCTGCTCTTCCCCTGGCACCCCATCGCCCGCCAGGTCATCGTCACCGGCACGGCCTCCCGCATCGGCCGGGACGAGACGGCGGCGTACTTCCGCTCCCGCCCCCACGGCTCCCAGCTGGGCGCCTGGGCCAGCGAACAGTCCACGGTGATCGCCTCCCGCGCGGAGCTGGACCGCCGCTACGCGGAACTGGAAGCCCGCTACCCGGAGGGCGAACAGGTTCCGGTTCCCCCGCAGTGGGGCGGCATCCGGGTGGTCCCCGACGCGGTGGAATTCTGGCAGGGCCACGAGAACCGCCTCCACGACCGCCTCCGCTACGTCCTGGAGGCCGGCACCTGGCGCGTGGAACGCCTCTGCCCGTAAAGCCCTGAAGACCCCTGAAGACCCTGAACATGCAGACGACCCGCGAGCTCGGGATTCCCCCCTGCAGTGGGGGAAGCCGGCCGGACGTACCGGCGAGCTCGCGGGTCGGGTGACTGCTTGGGATTGGCGCCGGCGACTCCGCCTGGCGCCGCACTGGGTGCGTGCGACAGCGGGCGCTTTAGCCCGCAGCCACCTCACGCGTCCGGTTTCCGTACATTGCGGCAACCACCTCCCTTCTCGTGTGCCGTCACTGTAAACACCGTCGTGGATCGCGCTCAACCGAATTAAGGGAGCGATTTCCGGAGGCGTTCCGGCGGGCCTCCGGGGCCGGTACGTGGCGCGTGGAAAGGGTGGAAAGCGTCCGAGAACGCAGACGACCCGCGAGCTCGGGATTCCCCCCTGCAGTGGGGGAAGCCGGCCGGACGTACCGGCGAGCTCGCGGGTCGGGTGACTGCTTGGGATTGGCGCCGGCGACTCCGCCTGGCGCCGCACTGGGTGCGTGCGACAGCGGGCGCTTTAGCCCGCAGCCACCTCACGCGTCCGGTTTCCGTACATTGCGGCAACCACCTCCCTTCTCGTGTGCCGTCACTGTAAACACCCCCGCGGATCGCGCTCAAGCGAATTACGGGAGCGATTTCCAGGCATCTCCCCGGCCCCCGGATCCCCCCGGGGACCGGGCTGCCTACTCTGGCCGCCGAGGCTGGGGGGACGCATGAATCAGGTGACGCTGCCGCGCGAGTACCGGCCGAGGGCGGGATCGGGGGCCCGGGCTTTCCTGGTGATGGGTCTCGTCTGGGCGTGGGGCTGCTACCAGTCGGCGACCGCCGATCGCCTGCCGCCCTGGTGGAGGGTGGGGCTGCCGGTTCTGACGGCCCTGTTCATCGCCTTCGTGGCCTGCACCCGGCCGCGCCGGTTCACCGCGCTCGACGAGCGGGGGATCGCCGTACGAAACCTCCTGCGGGTGCGGCGGCTGGGGTGGGCGGAGCTGCACGACATCCGGGCCCAGGTCTGGCCCGAGGAGGCGCGGGCGATCCCC is a window encoding:
- a CDS encoding citrate synthase 2, which gives rise to MSDFVPGLEGVVAFETEIAEPDKEGGSLRYRGVDIEDLVGHVSFGNVWGLLVDGAFNPGLPAAEPFPIPVHSGDIRVDVQSALAMLAPVWGLKPLLDIDEQTARDDLARAAVMALSYVAQSARGQGRPMVPQSEIDKAESVVERFMIRWRGEPDPKHVKAVDAYWTSAAEHGMNASTFTARVIASTGADVAAALSGAVGAMSGPLHGGAPSRVLGMIEEIERTGDAVAYVKKALDKGERLMGFGHRVYRAEDPRARVLRRTAKELDAPRYEVAAALEKAALEELHARRPDRVLATNVEFWAAIMLDFAEVPAHMFTSMFTCARTAGWSAHILEQKRTGRLVRPSARYTGPGVRNPQDIAGYADIASTA
- the pdxH gene encoding pyridoxamine 5'-phosphate oxidase codes for the protein MRKQYRSQLVVEESLADEPMGQFARWFRDAADANVFEPNAMVVATATPEGRPSSRTVLLKQFDDRGFVFFTNYDSRKGRELAANPFVSLLFPWHPIARQVIVTGTASRIGRDETAAYFRSRPHGSQLGAWASEQSTVIASRAELDRRYAELEARYPEGEQVPVPPQWGGIRVVPDAVEFWQGHENRLHDRLRYVLEAGTWRVERLCP
- a CDS encoding PH domain-containing protein; protein product: MNQVTLPREYRPRAGSGARAFLVMGLVWAWGCYQSATADRLPPWWRVGLPVLTALFIAFVACTRPRRFTALDERGIAVRNLLRVRRLGWAELHDIRAQVWPEEARAIPGTPRVCAYAYLRDGKRIVLPCVNDREVEAVRTEVALIRSVWTVLRGPGWQPDPGAEPRIARAAVRREWWGRSAGAKVVIGTATLAGIALLVVLLG